One Rhizobium sp. NRK18 genomic window carries:
- a CDS encoding efflux RND transporter periplasmic adaptor subunit, translating into MFSNFPKTSGMTAWLAMLAAMLTAAPASAQQAPPPPAVTVMDIKPQTVPLSFQYAARISAYSNVEVRARVGGILLKRNFIEGSEVQKGDVLFNIDPAPYEAALAQAKAQLQQAQAQLDQARREETRATSLFDQKVGSEKSRDDAISSRELAEASVAAAKATVQTAELNLGYTSVTAPISGITSLQQVPEGSLLSTSEFLTSITQLDPVYVNFSFSDSEAAEVRHLLDMRKANGEEPKLTVDISFGDGTEYDKKATVDFTSSSIDVETGTLQARAIVANPEKRLLPGQFVRATVTGVSLDDAILIPEVALMQGAQGQFVYTVGEDGNAKISPVTLGRKVAEGWIVDSGLKAGDKLIVEGIIKVRPGGPVQPTPAAGAEKVAESK; encoded by the coding sequence ATGTTTTCAAATTTCCCCAAAACGTCCGGCATGACTGCGTGGCTCGCCATGCTGGCGGCCATGCTGACGGCGGCTCCCGCTTCCGCCCAGCAGGCGCCGCCGCCGCCCGCCGTGACCGTCATGGACATCAAGCCGCAGACCGTTCCCCTGTCGTTCCAGTATGCCGCCCGCATCTCCGCCTACAGCAATGTGGAGGTCCGTGCGCGGGTGGGTGGCATCCTGCTCAAGCGCAACTTCATCGAAGGGTCCGAAGTTCAAAAGGGCGACGTTCTCTTCAACATCGATCCGGCCCCTTACGAGGCAGCGCTCGCTCAGGCGAAGGCGCAGCTGCAGCAGGCACAGGCCCAACTCGATCAGGCCAGGCGCGAGGAGACCCGTGCCACCAGCCTGTTCGATCAGAAGGTCGGCAGCGAAAAGTCGCGTGACGACGCCATTTCATCGCGCGAACTTGCCGAAGCGTCCGTCGCCGCGGCCAAGGCAACGGTGCAGACGGCCGAGCTCAATCTCGGTTACACCTCCGTCACAGCGCCGATCAGCGGCATCACCAGCCTGCAGCAGGTTCCGGAAGGCAGCCTTTTGAGCACCAGCGAGTTTCTGACCAGCATCACCCAGCTCGATCCGGTCTACGTCAACTTCTCCTTCTCCGACAGCGAGGCCGCCGAGGTTCGCCATCTGCTCGACATGCGCAAGGCGAATGGCGAAGAACCCAAGCTGACCGTCGACATTTCGTTCGGCGACGGCACGGAATATGACAAGAAGGCGACCGTCGACTTCACCTCCTCGTCGATCGATGTCGAGACCGGCACGCTGCAGGCTCGCGCCATCGTGGCAAATCCGGAAAAGCGCCTTCTGCCGGGCCAGTTCGTGCGCGCCACGGTCACCGGCGTTTCGCTCGACGACGCGATCCTCATTCCCGAGGTCGCGCTGATGCAGGGCGCCCAGGGACAGTTCGTCTACACCGTCGGCGAAGACGGCAACGCCAAGATCTCGCCGGTCACCCTCGGCCGCAAGGTCGCGGAAGGCTGGATAGTCGACAGTGGCCTGAAGGCTGGCGACAAGCTGATCGTTGAGGGCATCATCAAGGTACGGCCGGGCGGCCCCGTCCAGCCGACACCGGCAGCCGGCGCCGAGAAGGTGGCGGAAAGCAAATGA
- the ccoG gene encoding cytochrome c oxidase accessory protein CcoG: MNIYSADTSEKETDTVERLEAQPVNSAKVRKPLYEARKKIFPKRAEGRFRRFKWIVMLITLGIYYLTPWLRFDRGPYAPDQAVLVDLANRRFYFFFIEIWPQEFFFVAGLLVMAGFGLFLITSAVGRAWCGYTCPQTVWVDLFLVVERAIEGDRNARMRLDKAPWSFDKLWRRVSKHAIWIMIGIATGGAWIFYFADAPSLALSFIEGNAPAVAYMTVAILTATTYVFGGLMREQVCTYMCPWPRIQAAMLDENSLVVTYNDWRGEPRSRHAKKMAAAGQPVGDCVDCNACVAVCPMGIDIRDGQQLECITCALCIDACDGVMDKIGKERGLIAYATLDEYQSNMALATSNGALPITPSNIRAEDGTFNPNIRHFNWRVIFRARTLLYMGVWSAVGIGLLVALLSRDRLGLNVLHDRNPQYVMESDGSIRNGYTLKILNMIPEPRVIFLSIEGLPGATMKVNGIDQPEGVSFAIPVQPDKADPLKVFVTVPKDRVSGTVSEFHFIAEDKSSFEKDSYEAVFNAPEGAK; the protein is encoded by the coding sequence ATGAACATATACTCCGCCGACACGTCCGAAAAAGAGACGGACACTGTTGAACGGCTAGAGGCGCAGCCGGTCAATTCCGCCAAGGTGCGCAAGCCGCTCTATGAAGCGCGGAAAAAGATCTTTCCGAAGCGCGCCGAGGGGCGTTTCCGTCGATTCAAATGGATCGTGATGCTGATCACGCTCGGCATCTATTACCTGACGCCGTGGCTGCGGTTCGACCGCGGGCCCTATGCGCCGGATCAGGCCGTTCTGGTCGACCTTGCCAACCGCCGCTTCTATTTCTTCTTCATCGAAATCTGGCCGCAGGAGTTCTTCTTCGTCGCCGGGCTTCTGGTGATGGCCGGATTCGGCCTGTTCCTGATCACCTCCGCCGTCGGACGCGCCTGGTGCGGCTACACCTGTCCGCAGACCGTCTGGGTCGACCTCTTCCTGGTCGTCGAGCGGGCGATCGAGGGGGATCGCAATGCCCGCATGCGGCTCGATAAGGCACCTTGGAGCTTCGACAAGCTCTGGCGGCGGGTGAGCAAGCACGCGATCTGGATCATGATCGGCATCGCCACCGGCGGTGCCTGGATCTTCTACTTCGCCGACGCGCCGTCTCTCGCCCTGAGTTTCATCGAAGGCAATGCGCCGGCGGTTGCCTACATGACCGTCGCCATCCTGACAGCCACCACTTACGTCTTCGGCGGCCTGATGCGTGAGCAGGTCTGCACCTACATGTGCCCGTGGCCACGCATCCAGGCGGCGATGCTGGACGAGAATTCACTGGTCGTCACCTACAATGACTGGCGCGGGGAACCGCGGTCGCGGCATGCCAAGAAGATGGCGGCCGCCGGCCAGCCGGTCGGCGATTGCGTCGACTGCAACGCCTGCGTCGCGGTTTGTCCGATGGGCATCGACATTCGCGACGGCCAGCAACTCGAATGCATCACCTGCGCGCTGTGCATCGACGCCTGCGACGGCGTCATGGACAAGATCGGCAAGGAACGCGGCCTGATCGCCTATGCGACGCTCGACGAGTACCAGTCGAACATGGCGCTCGCCACCAGCAACGGCGCGTTGCCGATCACGCCGTCGAACATTCGTGCGGAGGACGGCACCTTCAACCCGAACATCCGCCATTTCAACTGGCGGGTCATCTTCCGCGCCCGTACGCTTCTTTACATGGGCGTCTGGTCGGCCGTCGGCATCGGTCTTCTGGTGGCGCTTCTGTCGCGCGACCGGCTTGGCCTCAACGTGCTGCACGACCGCAACCCGCAATATGTGATGGAATCCGATGGATCCATCCGCAACGGCTACACCCTGAAGATCCTCAACATGATCCCCGAACCGCGGGTGATCTTCCTGTCGATCGAAGGGCTGCCGGGCGCGACCATGAAAGTCAACGGCATAGACCAGCCGGAGGGTGTGAGCTTCGCCATTCCCGTCCAGCCGGACAAGGCCGATCCGCTGAAGGTCTTCGTGACAGTGCCAAAGGACCGCGTCTCGGGCACCGTTTCCGAATTCCACTTCATCGCCGAGGATAAGTCGAGCTTCGAGAAGGATAGCTACGAAGCCGTCTTCAACGCTCCGGAGGGCGCGAAATGA
- a CDS encoding FixH family protein yields MSIAVNSKRESRFTGWHMLAIMLSFFGVIFAVNFTMAYFASSSWSGLVDQDTYVASQKFNERAAAMRAIAETGVKGVLVVKSPDIHYSLAIPGEGPVVADDVKANFRRPVGEHQDFSMALTPVGPGEFTATREIPAGQWIVEIIAKRGEDVVMHEARRFYVKPN; encoded by the coding sequence ATGAGTATAGCCGTCAATTCCAAACGTGAATCCCGTTTTACCGGCTGGCACATGCTGGCGATCATGCTGAGCTTCTTCGGCGTCATCTTCGCGGTGAATTTCACCATGGCCTATTTCGCCAGCTCCAGCTGGAGCGGGCTGGTCGACCAGGACACCTATGTCGCCAGTCAGAAGTTCAATGAACGCGCGGCGGCCATGCGGGCGATCGCAGAAACTGGCGTCAAGGGCGTGCTGGTCGTCAAGAGCCCCGATATCCATTACTCGCTGGCGATCCCCGGTGAGGGGCCGGTGGTGGCCGACGACGTGAAGGCGAATTTCCGCCGCCCGGTCGGCGAACATCAGGATTTCTCGATGGCGCTGACGCCAGTCGGCCCCGGCGAGTTCACCGCGACCCGCGAGATTCCCGCCGGCCAGTGGATCGTCGAGATCATCGCCAAACGCGGCGAGGACGTGGTGATGCACGAAGCCCGCCGCTTCTACGTGAAGCCGAACTGA